From the Colletotrichum lupini chromosome 1, complete sequence genome, the window CTCTGCGTTCGTCAGCTGACTTCTCAAGCGGATTTCTCATTCGGTGAAGCCTTGTCGGCCGTGTCTGCCTGGTCAAAAGGAGAAGAAGTTGCTCTTATATCAAAGAACGATGAAAAAGCGACATTTTTACCTCTGGTACGTCTTAGGGTCTTGGAACTTGTGAAGTCTAGACAAAGCTGACCATGTAGATGATGAACTTCCCGCTTCTGTACTCAATCTGGGTGAGAGTAGAAGACTTCTTGTGTCATATGGAAGGCTTGCGTACATCCTCTAAAAAGGGACTACGGCAATACGACGAGGTTCGTTCAAAAGATACGAAACTTGTTAGCGTACTAATTCGAGAAGTGGACGCACAAAGCTTGGGTCCGAAACAAAGATCCAGGCCGAAAGTCACAATTTCCCAATCTGCTCAACGTCATGGTTTCAGCTGGCGTGCCGACTCAGACTGCCCTATCAGAGGCCAAGGAGAACCTGGGACCTGGGACCGACACCACCTCTGCATCCCTCGCCCATATCCTCTATGCCCTTTCCTGGAACCCGACTTATCAGCAGAAGTTGTATAAAGACCTAGCATCCCGCGGATTTCCCACGGATTTCAATACTTTAGAAAACATCCCTCGCTTGAGAGCTTGTGTCAAAGAAGGCATTCGTTGGGCTGGTGCATCTGTGGCGATGTTGCCCCGTGTGGTTCCCAAGGGTGGTGTTGAGCTATGTGGAAATTTTGTTCCCGAAGGCGTAAGTCACCACAGTGGCATGTTTAGTGATTCATTACCATCTCTAACGGTCAATGTGTTCCACAGACTATTGTAACTTCATCACCGGTCTGGTACCTCAGAGACAAGTATGCGTACCCGAATCCAGAGTTGTTTAATCCCTATCGCTGGATAGATGATTACGGCTTGAACACTACAGAGGATGTACTACGAGACAAGTTTTACATTGCATTCTCTAAAGGCGCAAACACTTGTATCGCAAATCAGTAAGTGCCGTGACCCCAAATGGGCATACAGTCACTGACAAGAAACCTCAGCTTTTCGTACCTAGAATTGTACATGAGTGTCGCGAAGATGGTCGCAAACTTTGAAATCAGTCCTGCCACTGAACGACATAGACCTGCGCAGGTTGCAGGACTAAATAATGCAGACTGGCAACCAGTGCAACTTCCAAAGAGAAAGGAATGGGTTTCAGCCGTAGTCACGGAACCCCTGCTGATCAAGACTGTGCCACGAAGACACGTTTAGCTGGCTTCGAGTGTAGTGTGGGGAGTATTCCGGCTCCATTTCGTTGTTGGGGCGGATAGATAGGAATAAAACATGTCCGTTACCTGTATCCGTACGCGTCCTCGATGTTCGTATAATCGCTAGCCCGAAGAGGTATGTGTTCCTTAGCCAATGTTTGCTCAGGGGGGGCAACAGGTGTTGGTTGTGCTGCGGGTTTGCAGGTTTGCGTGGCAGGGCCCCGGCCCCAACATGTTCTTTGAACCCTGGCTCGTCACATTGCATGCAGCATTGTACCTTATCATATTCACAATCTGCAAGCATCTTGTGGCTCCAGAGTCGAAGAAAAACCTTTGCCGCGGCCGGGGTTTCGGCAACCTAGTGTCTTGGCTTCGGACAGCGGTTTACGGCCCGTCCCCGGCAATATCTCGTTGGGCGGCTGAATCTCCGAACCTTACACATGCTTACGCACTGCTATACTTGACCTGCTTTCTATTCGAGGGCACGAAAAGTGGGCTTGACAAAGTCTCTAGAGCCTAGACTTTATGGGTTTACGGTAGTACGGTGAACTGTACAGCCTGGCCAACAATGGATCCACAAGCGAGTAGTAGCAAACTCATGTAGGTGGGTTATGGTGACTACAGCTATCCGCAATAATGCATCTCACCCATGAACCGGCATGTTTCACCATATGAGGACGTGTCTTCCTAAAATTTCCGAATGTTTTCCAGAGTAAACGCTTGACATCTGCCCACATGCCGGAAGTGCCTAGGAGGACGGCTGGTATTCTCCGCCATTGCAACTACGGCATAGCCGTGGCGTGATCTACTTACCAGCGACAACATAACAGACGTGACATTTGGCTTCTTGCACAGTATTATGATGCAACCCAATGACAAGTTCTTCTTGTCGTATCAGCGTCTCAGATGCATGGTCATCGTAACTTCGAATATGAAGTCCCAGAAGAACATCGCACACCTCAAAGCTTCTCCGAGAGGATCCAGTCCCAGAGTTTGATTCCGAGTCGAGATCGTCAGACTTTAAGGATGTCTTGGTCAAGATATCAAGTATGCATCATGCTCAAGTGACGTGATTAATGATGGCCTTTAGAGTCTGGTTGATGATTTTCCTTTTAAAATCACCAATCATTTGTCTGTTGTTCACGTCCGTACCGTGGTAACATGAAACTAAGATCACGCCACGTAGTATTATACGGCAATCAAATTTGCCTCTGGATCTCATCCAGCCACTGACATCGGTACTTGACACACTCTTTGTAATTTATCAGACAAAATTCGATTCAATCGCTTCAGACTAAAATGTATCTATGCCGAGCTTAATCAGAACAGAGAGGGAATCCTAAACTAACACCACTAATGCCAATTTTCCAAACTTTTCCTTGCATATCAAAACAGTCCCAAGATCAAACAATTCGTTCCTTAATCAAAGTGAATGCGCCACATCTCTCTGGGAGAGCCAGCCGTGAAATCACTGCGGGTGTGCATGGCCAGGATGTTATCGCTGACCAGCAGATCACCCTGTTGCCAGGAGAAGTAGAGGGTGTTTCTTCTGTCGTGGAGGAGGGAGTCAATGATGTTGCAGATCTCGGTGCTCTCGCTCTCGCTCACGCCCTCGATGACCACGTCAGTGGCGTTAAAGGCAGTCTTGGACTGGGGCCAAGGCTCGTGATATCGGATGCAGGGCTCTCCGGTCGTGGGGTGGTCGACGACGAGAGGAAGGCCACCCATCTTGGTAGAGTCGAAGGAGCTAGTCTGGACGCTCCAGGTGAGCTCTCTCAGTCTATCCACAGACAGGTGAGGAGGCAGGTTCTGGAAGAGAAGTCTGGAGGGCGTGAAGAGGGTGAAGCCGGTGTCACTCGGTGAGGGTGTGATGGAGGTGAAAAACTGGAACCTGTTTTCGGTGTGTTAGGGAAAGAAGCTCATGAAGGTTTTCGCTTGACAAGTTCGCCACAGCGGGGATGTAACTTACTTGGGAGGGTTGGGAAGAAGCTTCTCAGTTCCGTCCGCCTGGGGCACTTTGTGGGTCTTGAACAGCCCATCGAAGTGGAATGGCATCCACTCGGCTGACAGAACGTTGTTCAGACCACGGGTATCGGCACCCTGGTCCTTCACCTCCAGGACGAGACCAAACTTCCATGGCAAGGGAGTGCCGAACTCCTCCGACTTCTTGACGAACAAGTCGCGATCCTTGGTCTTGGTGAATCCTCTCATGACAACGGGTGAGTTGACCTCGGACAAAGCGCGGACCTTTTTGGCCTCAACGTCGTGGATGGAGAGCTTCTTGGAGCCGGGGGCCGGGCGGATGAGGAGACCGCAGGGGTACATGGGCTCAAAGACGACGTCCGACTTCCACTGCATCAATTCGCTCTTCTCGCGGAAGTAGCTAGGTCTTCCCTCCTCGTAGACGAGCTCGTACTTGGGGTCGTTCTCGAAGTCGGCGCGGGGGCCAGTGGTAATGGCGCCGCTCAGGTCGAAGGCGATCGAGCAGTGCCAGGGAGTGGTGTAGTAGGAAGAGGTGGGAAGAGGGCTGATGGAGATCTTGTTCTCGCCGGTGGAGGGGTGAATGGAGAGGCGGATGTGGTCGCGGAAGTTCTCACGGACGGCGCGAGCAAAGGCCTGTGTTTGGAAACTTAATAGTTGAAAAAAGCTGTTGATATCATGTTGCAACTTACATCACCACGCTGCAGCATCTGCTTGGAGATGTACTCGATGCCAGTCTTGAACTTGGTCTTGGATCGGTCCTCTCCGACGGGGTAGACATGGCGCAAATCGGTCTCGAGGAACTTGATGTATCCGCGATATGTCAGGCAGGTATCTTCGTTCTTGGAGATCTCGGTGGAGGGGTCGTAGTCA encodes:
- a CDS encoding cytochrome P450; amino-acid sequence: MAILVLTSLVALCIVVVTAFKVFIISKGSNLQLERTIDTLQTVTKAHASPLSRIPNAGWGADYSRLIWAFRQEHRGNVTLELPRLHETLGSSVFPLKPLTRVATDPIVLLGPLIRIGPNELSFYSIDIYDTVHKVNSGFAKDPRNYGEFVQDEHPALFSITDPQEHSKRRRILGQLFSRSNIEKLEGLMLHHIDNFVSAVERRSVSFDIGPACRALEADIISDFSFGEALSAVSAWSKGEEVALISKNDEKATFLPLWTHKAWVRNKDPGRKSQFPNLLNVMVSAGVPTQTALSEAKENLGPGTDTTSASLAHILYALSWNPTYQQKLYKDLASRGFPTDFNTLENIPRLRACVKEGIRWAGASVAMLPRVVPKGGVELCGNFVPEGTIVTSSPVWYLRDKYAYPNPELFNPYRWIDDYGLNTTEDVLRDKFYIAFSKGANTCIANHFSYLELYMSVAKMVANFEISPATERHRPAQVAGLNNADWQPVQLPKRKEWVSAVVTEPLLIKTVPRRHV
- a CDS encoding taurine catabolism dioxygenase TauD produces the protein MPSLVETPVRQPSPEVQLISKVAPQMMDDEALSKAADILDIICRYRLRRPHETCPAQLEGRLGFLSQIYRKVKTQSPIRMCLPAFPFKSPNTKDKVLSRLPDKAEEFSLANLNGLCSAIKDIYEPGAKLTIISDGLVYNDLLGVPDKEVWSYGETLRDIAAEKNLLNIDFSRLQDLVHLPHLPNKLEEITYVANATNFRRALLNTFGRSDYDPSTEISKNEDTCLTYRGYIKFLETDLRHVYPVGEDRSKTKFKTGIEYISKQMLQRGDAFARAVRENFRDHIRLSIHPSTGENKISISPLPTSSYYTTPWHCSIAFDLSGAITTGPRADFENDPKYELVYEEGRPSYFREKSELMQWKSDVVFEPMYPCGLLIRPAPGSKKLSIHDVEAKKVRALSEVNSPVVMRGFTKTKDRDLFVKKSEEFGTPLPWKFGLVLEVKDQGADTRGLNNVLSAEWMPFHFDGLFKTHKVPQADGTEKLLPNPPKFQFFTSITPSPSDTGFTLFTPSRLLFQNLPPHLSVDRLRELTWSVQTSSFDSTKMGGLPLVVDHPTTGEPCIRYHEPWPQSKTAFNATDVVIEGVSESESTEICNIIDSLLHDRRNTLYFSWQQGDLLVSDNILAMHTRSDFTAGSPREMWRIHFD